A section of the Leptospira semungkisensis genome encodes:
- a CDS encoding LysR family transcriptional regulator — MDLSKLKSFIVVAEELNFRKSAEILGMSQPPLTRLISSFEEELSTKLFERTTRQVKLTGAGIFLLKEGRDIISKVESIEKEVRSIGKLKSGVLNIGFSTTTFMASLPQIIEEFRDRFPRIKFQLHQESRNRIRKGLKSAHFDICFLEGEIPEPGFEKYAVHDEVLGVLLPKKHPLTKKKEIELSELKNETIILHPKKDSGNFYDTIIQLFKQSGIKPKVYVKNERESCPILVATGKGVSLTILGAQNFAPADTQFVPIKKLYLPVSVFWVPENRNPSLKTFLSFVTESNVLKDRKAECLMDVMKL; from the coding sequence ATGGATCTGTCCAAGCTTAAGTCCTTTATAGTAGTCGCTGAAGAATTAAATTTTAGAAAAAGCGCCGAAATTTTGGGGATGTCTCAACCTCCTCTGACGCGTTTAATTTCTTCATTCGAAGAGGAATTATCCACCAAACTTTTCGAGAGGACCACGAGACAAGTAAAGCTGACCGGAGCGGGAATATTCCTTCTAAAGGAAGGAAGAGATATCATCTCAAAGGTGGAAAGTATAGAAAAGGAAGTCCGCTCTATCGGAAAATTAAAGTCGGGAGTCCTGAATATAGGATTTTCTACGACAACCTTTATGGCTAGTTTACCTCAGATTATCGAAGAGTTTCGGGATCGATTTCCAAGGATAAAATTTCAACTTCACCAAGAATCTAGGAACAGAATCCGGAAAGGTTTGAAGTCCGCTCATTTCGATATTTGTTTTTTGGAAGGCGAGATACCTGAACCCGGCTTTGAGAAATATGCTGTGCATGACGAGGTTCTAGGAGTTTTACTTCCGAAAAAACATCCTCTAACAAAGAAAAAGGAAATCGAACTTTCTGAATTAAAGAACGAAACGATTATCCTGCATCCTAAAAAAGATTCCGGAAATTTTTATGATACTATCATCCAACTCTTTAAACAAAGCGGAATAAAACCGAAAGTCTATGTGAAAAACGAACGAGAAAGCTGTCCGATCCTCGTCGCAACCGGCAAAGGTGTTTCTCTTACCATTTTGGGAGCGCAAAACTTTGCGCCTGCAGATACGCAATTCGTTCCGATCAAAAAATTGTATCTTCCAGTTTCCGTTTTTTGGGTTCCTGAAAATAGGAACCCGTCTTTGAAGACCTTTCTAAGTTTCGTTACTGAAAGTAATGTCTTAAAAGATAGAAAAGCTGAATGTTTGATGGACGTTATGAAACTATAG